One stretch of Synechococcus sp. MU1617 DNA includes these proteins:
- a CDS encoding AAA family ATPase, with protein sequence MSSAAWGHQIDLLVRARTPLIWVRSNEEARVESLLGEAAQRLARQLVCWNFIDGISGPVNADGQGSRQPMAMLQWLQQRDAGSPTLLLAKDFHRFCDDPGVARMLRNLEASLRSTPHTLVLCCGQWTPPGDLEESLTLLDLPLPDNNDLRRLISSISTSSGSSLPASVLDELAQACSGLSEMRVRQVAARALARRGQLGSEDLQDVLDEKRQTIARSEVLEFCRSDAGTEAIGGLDGLKTWLNQRHRAFSEDARRFGLPLPRGVLLVGPQGTGKSLTAKAIACSWSMPLLRLDVGRLFAGLVGASEARTREMIQRAEAMAPCVLWIDEIDKGFGGDGRSDGGTTQRVLANVLTWMAEKQSPVFVVATANGVEKLPPELLRKGRFDEIFMLDLPSSSERNSILELHLEQRRPGLKLPLDTVVSRSEGFSGAELEQTVIEAMHLAFADNRELTETDLIGAASQLIPLSRTASEQLERLKQWAAGGRARPASVAGGNEP encoded by the coding sequence ATGAGCAGTGCCGCCTGGGGACACCAGATCGACCTTCTGGTGCGTGCGCGCACACCTTTGATCTGGGTGCGCAGCAATGAAGAAGCCCGGGTGGAAAGCCTGCTGGGAGAGGCCGCTCAACGGCTTGCACGCCAGCTGGTCTGCTGGAATTTCATCGATGGCATCAGCGGGCCGGTGAATGCCGATGGCCAGGGAAGCCGACAACCGATGGCCATGCTGCAGTGGCTGCAGCAACGGGATGCAGGCAGCCCAACCCTGCTGCTCGCCAAGGATTTTCATCGTTTCTGTGATGACCCCGGTGTGGCCCGGATGCTGCGCAATCTCGAGGCATCCCTGCGCAGCACCCCGCACACGCTGGTGCTGTGCTGCGGGCAATGGACACCACCAGGGGATCTGGAAGAGAGCCTCACCTTGCTGGATCTCCCCCTTCCCGACAACAACGACCTGCGCCGACTGATCAGCAGCATCAGCACCAGCAGCGGCAGCTCCCTTCCAGCTTCCGTCCTGGATGAGCTGGCTCAGGCCTGCAGCGGGCTCAGTGAGATGCGGGTTCGCCAGGTTGCGGCCCGTGCCCTGGCCCGCCGCGGCCAGTTGGGCTCAGAGGATCTGCAGGACGTTCTGGACGAAAAACGTCAGACGATTGCACGCAGTGAGGTGCTGGAGTTCTGTCGCAGCGATGCGGGCACCGAAGCCATCGGAGGCCTCGACGGTCTCAAGACCTGGTTGAACCAACGACACCGGGCCTTCTCGGAAGATGCACGGCGTTTCGGACTGCCTCTGCCCCGTGGCGTTCTGCTCGTGGGTCCTCAAGGCACAGGGAAATCACTCACGGCCAAAGCCATCGCCTGCAGTTGGTCGATGCCCCTTTTGCGTCTGGATGTGGGGCGTCTGTTCGCGGGCTTGGTGGGGGCCAGCGAGGCACGCACCCGCGAGATGATCCAAAGGGCTGAAGCGATGGCGCCCTGCGTGCTCTGGATCGATGAGATCGACAAGGGCTTCGGGGGGGATGGCCGCAGTGACGGCGGCACCACCCAGCGGGTTCTGGCCAACGTGCTCACCTGGATGGCCGAGAAACAGTCCCCGGTGTTCGTCGTCGCCACCGCCAACGGTGTCGAGAAGCTGCCACCGGAGCTGCTGCGCAAGGGGCGTTTCGATGAGATCTTCATGCTCGATCTGCCCAGCAGCTCTGAGCGCAACAGCATTCTTGAGCTTCATCTGGAACAGCGACGCCCGGGGCTGAAGCTTCCCCTGGACACCGTGGTGAGCCGCAGTGAGGGCTTCTCCGGTGCCGAGCTGGAGCAGACCGTGATCGAGGCGATGCACTTGGCCTTTGCCGATAACCGTGAGTTGACGGAGACGGATCTGATTGGAGCGGCATCCCAGCTCATCCCCCTCTCCCGCACCGCCAGCGAACAGCTCGAGCGGCTTAAGCAATGGGCTGCCGGAGGCCGCGCCCGCCCCGCTTCTGTTGCTGGAGGTAACGAACCCTGA
- a CDS encoding DUF177 domain-containing protein, translating to MIEALEPVPLQELRALGTAKVWDVEGELDELPSLTPVRGHVSAEHRGNVLAVQGKLNTIVTLCCDRCLNQFNQKLSCTPSELIWLGEEQPTADELELSGEVAEMEGLVDVLDPRGQFDPQQWAFEQLNLLLPVVNHCGDHCPGPPGLHQQSVPPNTKPKDVDPRWQALRQIQQQIDQP from the coding sequence GTGATTGAGGCACTGGAGCCTGTTCCCCTCCAGGAGCTCCGGGCCCTCGGCACCGCGAAAGTTTGGGACGTTGAGGGTGAGCTCGATGAACTCCCCTCGCTCACACCGGTGCGAGGCCATGTTTCCGCAGAGCACCGCGGCAACGTCTTGGCGGTTCAGGGAAAGCTCAACACGATCGTGACGCTCTGCTGCGATCGCTGCCTTAATCAGTTCAATCAGAAGCTCAGCTGCACGCCCTCTGAACTGATCTGGCTGGGAGAAGAGCAACCGACGGCCGACGAGCTGGAGCTCTCCGGAGAGGTCGCTGAGATGGAAGGTCTGGTGGATGTTCTCGATCCACGTGGTCAATTTGACCCCCAGCAATGGGCATTCGAACAGCTCAATCTGCTGTTGCCCGTCGTCAACCACTGCGGTGACCACTGCCCAGGCCCACCAGGCCTCCATCAGCAGTCCGTGCCCCCAAACACCAAGCCAAAGGACGTGGATCCCCGCTGGCAGGCCCTTCGACAGATCCAGCAGCAGATCGACCAGCCATGA
- the yidC gene encoding membrane protein insertase YidC, which translates to MIGYISDNLLIPILDFFYGLVPSYGLAIVALTLVIRIALYPLSAGSIRSARRMRIAQPVIQKRQAEIKSRYANNPQKQQEELGNVMKEFGSPLAGCLPLLVQMPILFALFATLRGSPFADVPYTLNMKVLPADQIAAVEPKPFNSASHSIFIGETDHVPVIASLPRGTKIGVGDSATVNLHTKDGRAFSDVLTDVENPGRFAPTWAVTKGEDIVSVSEDGTITALAAGDATVEAKIQGLAARSGFLFIKALGQVGFYADGAINWDIAILVAGFGVTLFISQLLSGMGMPANPQQSTANKITPVMITGMFLFFPLPAGVLLYMLIANIFQGLQTFILTKEALPDNLQKILDQQMAQKTVTVSASSGGSRLPFEPKGK; encoded by the coding sequence GTGATCGGATACATCTCCGACAACCTGCTGATTCCAATCCTGGACTTCTTCTATGGGTTGGTTCCGAGCTATGGCCTGGCCATCGTCGCCCTCACCCTCGTGATCCGGATCGCGCTCTACCCCCTGAGCGCAGGATCAATTCGCAGCGCCCGGCGCATGCGCATTGCCCAACCGGTAATCCAGAAACGTCAGGCTGAGATCAAAAGCCGTTATGCCAACAATCCTCAGAAACAGCAGGAGGAGCTGGGCAATGTGATGAAGGAATTCGGCAGCCCCTTGGCGGGATGCCTGCCGCTGCTGGTGCAGATGCCGATCCTCTTCGCTCTGTTTGCGACCCTGAGGGGGTCACCGTTCGCCGACGTTCCCTACACCTTGAACATGAAGGTGTTGCCGGCTGACCAGATCGCCGCAGTTGAACCCAAACCGTTCAACAGCGCTAGCCATTCCATCTTCATCGGTGAAACCGACCATGTGCCGGTGATCGCCAGCCTGCCGCGGGGCACCAAGATCGGTGTCGGCGATAGCGCCACAGTGAACCTTCACACGAAGGACGGCCGCGCTTTCAGCGATGTACTCACGGATGTTGAGAATCCTGGACGCTTTGCCCCAACCTGGGCGGTGACCAAGGGCGAAGACATCGTCAGCGTCAGTGAGGACGGCACAATCACAGCTCTCGCTGCCGGTGATGCCACTGTTGAAGCCAAGATTCAGGGCCTGGCAGCGCGCAGTGGCTTCCTGTTCATCAAAGCTCTAGGTCAGGTCGGCTTCTATGCCGACGGTGCCATCAACTGGGACATCGCCATTCTCGTTGCCGGCTTCGGCGTCACCCTGTTCATTTCACAACTGCTGTCGGGCATGGGCATGCCCGCCAACCCTCAGCAGTCCACGGCCAACAAAATCACTCCGGTGATGATCACGGGGATGTTTTTGTTCTTCCCCCTCCCCGCCGGCGTTTTGCTCTACATGCTGATCGCCAACATTTTCCAAGGTCTCCAGACTTTCATCCTCACCAAAGAGGCACTGCCCGACAACCTCCAGAAAATTCTGGACCAGCAAATGGCCCAGAAAACGGTGACGGTCTCCGCCAGCTCAGGTGGTTCACGGCTGCCATTTGAACCGAAGGGCAAGTGA
- a CDS encoding PH domain-containing protein: MTSIQEDVHYDGGPARGDLIFNILLGFTLIGLPFTIGAVVRALWLRFRVTSRRISVTGGWMGKDKTQVVYSQISEVRTVPRGFGAWGDMVLVLKDGARLELRSMPRFREVEAYILERISSRAAKAQEKTTEGFAA, encoded by the coding sequence ATGACCAGCATTCAGGAAGATGTCCACTACGACGGTGGACCAGCCCGCGGGGATCTGATCTTCAATATCTTGCTTGGTTTCACGCTGATCGGCCTTCCCTTCACCATCGGAGCCGTTGTTCGGGCCCTTTGGCTGCGCTTCCGCGTCACCAGTCGCCGCATCTCGGTGACGGGGGGATGGATGGGCAAAGACAAAACCCAGGTGGTGTATTCCCAGATCAGCGAAGTGCGCACCGTGCCCCGGGGCTTCGGTGCCTGGGGAGACATGGTGTTGGTGCTCAAGGACGGCGCCAGGCTCGAACTGCGCTCGATGCCTCGATTCCGGGAAGTTGAGGCTTACATCCTCGAACGCATCAGCAGCCGTGCGGCCAAAGCCCAAGAGAAAACCACTGAAGGTTTCGCCGCCTGA
- a CDS encoding ribonuclease P protein component produces MVLPASMRLRGHRCFNRLHRSSKRQHGTLMVLRVAAGDSNLLRRELRGIQERTCRCALVISNKVSKRSVKRNRLRRLLHDHLRRRFEQRNDLAGRWLLISLRPEAAEAEPTQLLEECDSLLRIAGLDP; encoded by the coding sequence ATGGTCCTTCCCGCCTCCATGCGTTTGCGCGGGCATCGATGCTTCAACCGTTTGCACCGGTCCTCCAAGCGACAACACGGAACCTTGATGGTTCTGCGGGTCGCTGCAGGTGACTCCAACTTGCTTCGCCGGGAGTTGCGGGGCATCCAGGAAAGAACCTGCCGCTGCGCCCTGGTGATCAGCAACAAGGTGAGCAAACGTTCCGTCAAGCGGAACCGGCTCAGGCGGCTTCTGCATGACCACCTGCGTCGACGTTTTGAACAGCGAAACGACTTGGCGGGTCGGTGGTTGTTGATCAGCCTTCGCCCGGAAGCCGCGGAAGCCGAACCCACACAATTGCTCGAAGAATGCGACAGTCTTCTGAGAATCGCCGGACTGGATCCATGA
- the rpmH gene encoding 50S ribosomal protein L34 has product MTKRTLGGTNRKRKRVSGFRVRMRSHTGRRVIRTRRKRGRARLAA; this is encoded by the coding sequence ATGACCAAGCGCACCCTCGGGGGGACAAACCGCAAGAGGAAGCGCGTCTCGGGTTTCCGTGTACGGATGCGCTCCCACACCGGCCGCCGTGTGATCCGCACGCGTCGCAAGCGCGGCCGCGCCCGCCTCGCAGCTTGA
- a CDS encoding DUF2808 domain-containing protein, protein MVRSTTRRLLAGAGTAAALLIGSAFTGAPEQIAHAQGTPGLMEFRWDSDRDYRKLYYYQTSSIENDRSEWYLTLREKDRKTAILKLTVTVPDYFDSKLKPHRMRLCRTSVGSMMSRSKCLEAIPAVIEVNKDQTEIVVFPDTPLPSDGDYSLHIKLFNPQGKRMYQFNALVQAPGDVPMSGYRGSWLIDVD, encoded by the coding sequence ATGGTCCGTTCCACCACCAGACGCTTGCTTGCTGGAGCCGGCACCGCTGCAGCTCTACTGATTGGCTCAGCATTCACCGGGGCTCCCGAGCAGATCGCCCACGCCCAAGGCACACCGGGGCTGATGGAATTCCGCTGGGACAGCGATCGTGACTACCGGAAGCTGTACTACTACCAGACCTCCAGCATCGAAAACGACCGCTCGGAGTGGTATCTCACCCTGCGCGAAAAGGACCGCAAGACAGCGATCCTCAAACTCACCGTCACTGTTCCGGACTACTTCGACTCCAAGCTCAAGCCCCACCGCATGCGCCTGTGCCGCACCAGCGTCGGCAGCATGATGAGCCGGAGCAAGTGCCTCGAAGCGATCCCGGCAGTCATCGAGGTCAACAAAGACCAAACAGAAATCGTGGTCTTCCCCGACACTCCGCTGCCTTCTGACGGGGACTACTCGCTTCACATCAAGCTGTTCAACCCCCAAGGGAAGCGCATGTATCAGTTCAACGCCCTGGTGCAGGCTCCCGGCGATGTGCCGATGTCCGGCTACCGCGGCAGCTGGCTGATCGATGTGGACTGA
- the aroH gene encoding chorismate mutase translates to MTSSPLVLRGLRGATTCTENSTEAIQAAVTALMDALVDRNGLTPDQLVSVTFSVTADLDACFPAAVARRRPGWDTVALLDCQQMAVQGDLPRCIRVLAHAWIPQEQQPVHPYQGDAQRLRPDRSGHN, encoded by the coding sequence ATGACCAGCTCACCACTTGTTCTGAGAGGCCTGCGCGGGGCCACCACCTGCACGGAGAACAGCACGGAGGCCATCCAAGCGGCGGTCACCGCTTTGATGGATGCCCTTGTTGATCGCAATGGTCTAACCCCAGACCAACTGGTGTCGGTGACCTTCTCGGTCACCGCCGATCTCGACGCCTGTTTCCCAGCAGCCGTTGCACGCCGGCGGCCCGGCTGGGACACGGTGGCCCTGCTGGACTGCCAGCAAATGGCGGTTCAAGGAGACCTCCCCCGCTGCATCCGTGTTCTGGCCCACGCCTGGATCCCGCAGGAGCAGCAACCGGTGCACCCTTACCAAGGCGACGCGCAGCGGCTCAGGCCAGACCGATCTGGTCACAACTGA
- the sppA gene encoding signal peptide peptidase SppA, giving the protein MIWPWRRKSRRRMARIVVDGPITGATRKRVLKALREVKQREFPALLLRIDSPGGTVGDSQEIHAALLRLREQGCRVVASFGNISASGGVYIGVAAEKIVANPGTITGSIGVILRGNDLSQVFEKIGIRFDTVKSGPFKDILSPDRPLSDAERALLQELIDSSYSQFVGVVAQGRNLDLETVKRFADGRVFSGEQAQALGLVDELGDEEHARRLAAQLADLDADDIRPVTLGKQRRKLSGLLPGSQLLHQLQQRLSIELMGSGQVLWLYRP; this is encoded by the coding sequence ATGATCTGGCCCTGGCGGCGAAAATCACGACGACGGATGGCGCGCATCGTTGTTGATGGCCCCATCACCGGCGCCACGCGGAAGCGAGTGCTTAAAGCGCTGCGGGAGGTGAAGCAAAGGGAATTTCCAGCGCTACTGCTGCGAATTGACAGCCCCGGCGGCACGGTTGGAGACAGCCAGGAAATTCATGCAGCCCTGCTGCGACTCCGGGAACAGGGCTGTCGCGTGGTGGCCAGCTTCGGCAACATCTCCGCGTCCGGAGGCGTCTACATCGGCGTTGCCGCGGAGAAAATCGTCGCCAATCCCGGCACGATCACCGGTTCCATCGGGGTAATCCTGCGGGGCAACGACCTCTCGCAGGTGTTCGAAAAGATCGGGATTCGCTTCGACACCGTGAAGAGCGGTCCGTTCAAGGACATCCTTTCCCCAGATCGTCCGCTGAGCGATGCCGAACGGGCACTGCTTCAGGAGCTGATCGACAGCAGCTACAGCCAGTTCGTTGGGGTTGTGGCTCAGGGGCGAAACCTTGATCTGGAGACGGTGAAGCGCTTCGCCGATGGACGGGTGTTCAGCGGAGAACAGGCGCAGGCCCTGGGCTTGGTGGATGAACTCGGCGACGAAGAGCATGCCCGTCGCCTCGCGGCGCAGCTGGCCGATCTCGACGCGGACGACATCCGTCCCGTCACCTTGGGCAAGCAACGCCGCAAGCTCAGTGGCTTGCTGCCGGGATCCCAGCTCTTGCATCAACTTCAGCAGCGCCTCTCGATTGAATTGATGGGGAGCGGTCAGGTGCTTTGGCTGTACCGCCCATGA
- a CDS encoding DMT family transporter, whose product MPSLRLWFLMVLPFALWGTAMTAMAPLLASAGPWLVAGFRLVPAGLALLLWGQWTGRGLAIDSRDLLWFLLFTLVDATLFQGLLARGLEGTGAGLGSVLIDCQPLLVALMARALFRESINPIGWMGLAIGLAGIVCIGLPSELLGHWWLLADPPAVQEVFQPGEGWMLLAAVAMAAGTVLIRFASRHSDPVTVTAWHMVLGGLPLFGLHALQRTDAGLAWTATDWARMGYASLLGSALAYGLFFWFANQRDLTSFSSLGFLTPVFALATGGWLLGERLDLLQWIGVVLVLVSVIFVSQRRRFWEPLPLTDPSS is encoded by the coding sequence ATGCCGTCATTGCGACTCTGGTTCCTCATGGTGTTGCCCTTTGCGCTCTGGGGAACGGCGATGACCGCCATGGCGCCGTTGCTCGCCAGCGCAGGGCCCTGGCTGGTTGCTGGCTTTCGCCTCGTGCCCGCCGGTTTGGCTCTTTTGCTCTGGGGCCAGTGGACCGGCCGTGGCCTGGCGATCGATTCCCGAGATCTGCTTTGGTTCCTCCTGTTCACCCTGGTGGATGCCACTTTGTTTCAAGGCCTTTTGGCGCGGGGGTTGGAGGGCACAGGGGCGGGTCTCGGTTCCGTCCTGATTGATTGCCAACCTCTGCTGGTGGCCCTGATGGCACGCGCTCTTTTCAGGGAGTCGATCAATCCCATCGGTTGGATGGGGCTGGCCATCGGTTTGGCGGGAATCGTCTGCATTGGCCTGCCCTCTGAGCTGTTGGGACATTGGTGGTTGCTGGCTGATCCACCGGCCGTGCAGGAGGTGTTTCAGCCCGGTGAGGGCTGGATGTTGCTGGCGGCCGTTGCCATGGCTGCTGGGACGGTGTTGATCCGCTTTGCCTCACGCCACAGCGATCCGGTCACCGTCACGGCCTGGCACATGGTTCTGGGGGGACTTCCCCTGTTCGGGCTTCATGCCCTCCAGCGCACAGATGCTGGTTTGGCCTGGACGGCAACGGACTGGGCGCGTATGGGGTACGCGAGCCTGCTCGGAAGCGCCTTGGCCTATGGATTGTTTTTCTGGTTCGCCAATCAGCGCGATCTCACCAGTTTCAGCAGCCTGGGATTTCTCACCCCTGTGTTTGCGTTGGCCACCGGTGGGTGGTTGCTGGGAGAGCGCCTTGATCTGCTCCAGTGGATCGGTGTCGTGCTGGTGCTCGTGTCGGTGATCTTCGTCAGTCAACGGCGCCGGTTCTGGGAGCCGTTGCCGCTTACGGATCCTTCGTCATGA
- a CDS encoding glycosyltransferase, with the protein MTESPLHLVIVNTPIGALGSGEGGGVELTLRSLVQGLVRRGHRLTVVAAKGSTLPADCSGVELLEVEGVNQPSWQHAAEHAPVEIPRNGLLPALWEAALDAGQSADAVINGGYDWLPLWLTQRVSARLFHLVSMGDVAAVMRDVIEAVAAWDSRRLAFHTHRQAADFRLPSPANVVGNGFDLRNYTFQRQTDGPLGWAGRIAPEKGLEDAAAAAAALGEQLLVWGLREDDAYARQVESSVPKGTIDWRGFRSTQELQQEMGHCRALINTPKWNEAYGNVVVEALSCGVPVVAYDRGGPGELICSGRTGWLVPPDDVAALTEALRRVGSIERSHCRSWAEEHASCEVFSQRVESWVRTGLMADVSINPRR; encoded by the coding sequence ATGACGGAGTCGCCGCTTCACCTCGTCATCGTCAACACGCCCATCGGGGCTCTCGGCAGCGGCGAGGGTGGTGGTGTGGAGCTCACCCTCCGATCCTTGGTGCAGGGGTTGGTTCGGCGGGGCCACAGGCTCACGGTTGTGGCCGCCAAGGGCTCTACCCTCCCCGCCGACTGCAGCGGAGTTGAGCTGCTGGAGGTGGAGGGTGTGAACCAGCCCAGCTGGCAGCACGCTGCCGAGCATGCACCGGTCGAAATTCCCCGCAACGGTCTCCTGCCGGCTCTCTGGGAGGCTGCGCTCGATGCGGGGCAGTCTGCCGACGCTGTCATCAACGGCGGGTACGACTGGCTGCCTCTATGGCTGACGCAACGGGTCAGCGCCAGGCTCTTTCACCTCGTGAGCATGGGAGATGTGGCTGCGGTGATGCGCGATGTGATCGAAGCCGTCGCCGCCTGGGATTCACGTCGCCTTGCCTTTCACACCCACCGCCAGGCCGCTGATTTCCGGCTGCCTTCCCCCGCCAATGTTGTGGGCAACGGATTTGATCTCCGCAACTACACCTTTCAGCGCCAGACCGATGGCCCCCTGGGTTGGGCGGGCCGTATCGCTCCGGAAAAGGGTCTGGAGGATGCGGCTGCGGCTGCTGCTGCTTTGGGTGAACAGCTTCTGGTTTGGGGGTTGCGTGAGGACGATGCCTATGCGCGGCAGGTGGAGTCGAGTGTTCCCAAGGGCACGATCGACTGGCGTGGATTTCGATCGACCCAGGAGCTGCAGCAGGAGATGGGCCACTGCCGCGCTCTGATCAACACACCGAAATGGAACGAGGCCTACGGCAATGTTGTGGTGGAGGCCCTTTCCTGTGGTGTTCCGGTTGTTGCCTATGACCGCGGTGGGCCGGGAGAGCTGATCTGTTCGGGTCGCACAGGTTGGTTGGTGCCGCCCGACGATGTTGCCGCCCTTACTGAGGCTTTGCGGCGCGTCGGCAGCATTGAGCGCTCCCACTGCCGCAGCTGGGCTGAGGAGCATGCTTCCTGTGAGGTCTTCAGTCAGCGTGTTGAATCTTGGGTCCGAACAGGACTGATGGCGGATGTCAGCATCAACCCCAGACGCTGA
- a CDS encoding glycosyltransferase family 39 protein, which yields MSASTPDAESPLSVNVSGRQRRQVLALVLALGLVITFWRLGSTGVVDETPPLFAAAGRAMADTGDWLTPRVNGLPRYDKPPLVYWLMGFGYAFPGREVWDPLGSWAARLPSALATVGLMLGLADTLLRWPFSGDVRPRLTALIASLAFAFSPLVLVWSRTAVSDALLCGLLGLSLLLQWRRFAAPQEVAWWPAWVILGFAVLAKGPVAVVLSGLALLMFGALRRDLVQPWRRLRPLPGLLLTALISLPWYALELLVEGQPFWDSFFGYHNLQRFTSVVNDHLQPWWFFGPVMLVAALPFTPYLLLGLARVPRSPIAPEHSLHQFAACWLLAVLLLFTTAATKLPSYWLPATPAAALLVAQATLGSSRWQRMAWGTCLALIAVLAAGFWLGSLWVPLIDDPEMPTLSVDLLASGLLNWAAVWFSAAAALGACLLLQRRAAAKALLAMQGCLLGFHLTALIPIAELADRLRQQPVRDAASLMLSQQRSGEPMVMVGAMKPSLHFYTDQVIVYEGQSDGALVNIADRLAHEQRRGWSGYPLGSPAASSTALVLIDRGTAERDHWINLEPELLGQIGIYDVWRLDRSRLEQRAQTLIAEGVDADWREPRPERY from the coding sequence ATGTCAGCATCAACCCCAGACGCTGAGAGTCCCTTGTCGGTCAATGTTTCAGGACGACAGCGGCGCCAGGTTCTGGCGCTTGTGCTGGCCCTGGGACTCGTCATCACGTTCTGGCGGCTGGGATCCACCGGCGTGGTGGATGAAACTCCGCCATTGTTTGCCGCAGCCGGGCGGGCCATGGCAGACACCGGCGACTGGCTGACGCCTCGGGTGAACGGCTTGCCCCGTTACGACAAACCGCCCCTGGTGTACTGGCTCATGGGGTTCGGTTACGCCTTCCCCGGACGCGAGGTTTGGGATCCTCTCGGCAGTTGGGCGGCACGGCTTCCTTCCGCCCTGGCCACGGTCGGGCTGATGCTTGGCCTCGCCGATACCTTGTTGCGCTGGCCATTTTCAGGCGATGTGCGTCCGCGTTTGACGGCCTTGATTGCATCTCTGGCGTTTGCCTTCTCGCCCCTGGTGCTCGTCTGGAGCCGCACCGCGGTGAGTGATGCCCTGCTGTGTGGCCTGCTGGGTCTCAGCCTTTTGCTGCAGTGGAGGCGTTTTGCCGCTCCCCAAGAGGTGGCCTGGTGGCCGGCCTGGGTGATCCTCGGATTTGCAGTGCTGGCCAAGGGGCCTGTTGCTGTGGTGCTCTCAGGTCTCGCTCTGCTGATGTTTGGAGCGTTGCGACGGGATCTTGTTCAGCCCTGGCGGAGGCTGCGCCCGCTGCCAGGGTTGCTGCTCACCGCTCTGATCAGCCTTCCCTGGTACGCCCTGGAGTTGCTGGTGGAAGGACAGCCCTTCTGGGACAGCTTTTTCGGCTACCACAACCTTCAACGCTTCACCTCCGTGGTGAACGATCACCTCCAGCCTTGGTGGTTTTTCGGCCCGGTGATGCTCGTGGCTGCCCTGCCCTTCACGCCCTACCTGCTGTTGGGGCTGGCGCGGGTGCCCCGATCGCCGATCGCTCCGGAGCATTCGTTGCATCAATTCGCAGCTTGCTGGCTGTTGGCGGTGCTGCTGCTGTTCACCACCGCAGCCACCAAGCTCCCCAGCTATTGGTTGCCCGCCACCCCCGCGGCGGCCCTGTTGGTGGCCCAGGCCACGCTGGGCTCATCGCGCTGGCAACGGATGGCGTGGGGAACTTGCCTAGCGCTGATTGCCGTCCTGGCCGCTGGGTTTTGGCTGGGATCGCTCTGGGTTCCCTTGATCGACGATCCGGAGATGCCGACGCTGTCGGTGGATTTGCTGGCCAGCGGTCTGTTGAACTGGGCTGCGGTCTGGTTCAGTGCTGCCGCCGCGCTTGGAGCCTGTCTGTTGCTTCAGCGTCGTGCTGCCGCCAAGGCCTTGCTGGCCATGCAGGGCTGTCTGCTCGGATTTCATCTCACAGCTCTGATCCCCATCGCCGAGCTCGCCGATCGTCTGCGTCAGCAACCGGTTCGCGACGCGGCCTCACTGATGTTGTCGCAACAGCGCAGTGGAGAGCCCATGGTCATGGTTGGCGCCATGAAGCCTTCGCTGCACTTCTACACAGATCAAGTGATCGTCTACGAAGGTCAATCCGATGGGGCGTTGGTCAACATTGCGGATCGCCTGGCCCATGAACAGCGACGCGGCTGGAGTGGATACCCCCTCGGGAGCCCGGCTGCATCCAGCACCGCGCTGGTTCTGATCGATCGCGGCACGGCAGAACGTGACCATTGGATCAACCTTGAGCCTGAGCTACTTGGTCAGATCGGGATTTACGACGTGTGGCGTTTGGACCGCAGTCGCCTTGAGCAACGGGCACAAACTCTGATAGCCGAGGGCGTCGATGCCGACTGGCGGGAACCACGTCCCGAGCGGTACTAG
- a CDS encoding sulfotransferase family 2 domain-containing protein produces MSLFIPKYNAIFLHIPKCAGQSIEKALGYKHHHRHHKVNDLPDDLENYFRFTFVRHPVRRFISACNYNLRVATATRKKLELADSKSLSPSKEYRLHLITSNANYDSIIDDLTDGKLKKIPFFKHQKHWLKKGKPQFIGRVENIDTDFAILSKILRIKSKLKRTNKSPDTASLGKFSKKNFREVVEYYKEDFNATGYSPKHSAF; encoded by the coding sequence ATGAGTTTATTCATACCCAAATACAATGCGATCTTCCTGCACATTCCGAAGTGCGCAGGTCAATCAATTGAAAAAGCCCTGGGATACAAACACCATCATCGTCATCACAAAGTTAACGACCTACCAGACGACCTAGAAAATTACTTCCGGTTCACCTTTGTAAGACATCCGGTTCGACGTTTCATATCCGCCTGCAACTACAACTTAAGAGTGGCCACCGCCACACGCAAAAAGCTGGAGCTAGCAGATTCAAAATCCCTTAGCCCATCCAAGGAATACCGCCTACACCTCATCACCAGCAACGCAAACTATGACTCAATCATTGACGATCTCACCGATGGAAAACTGAAGAAGATACCCTTCTTCAAACACCAAAAACATTGGCTTAAAAAAGGGAAGCCTCAGTTCATCGGAAGAGTGGAAAACATTGACACCGACTTCGCCATTCTTTCTAAAATTCTACGCATCAAATCCAAGCTCAAGCGCACAAACAAATCACCCGACACAGCCAGTCTTGGGAAATTTTCAAAAAAGAATTTCCGAGAAGTTGTTGAGTACTACAAAGAAGATTTTAACGCAACTGGATATTCACCCAAGCACTCGGCCTTCTGA